The following nucleotide sequence is from Candidatus Aenigmatarchaeota archaeon.
GAACAAGAAAAGGAAAATTAATGAAATATAGAGATAATTTGGGGATGATGTTGCCTGGGACTTTAAAATAAAATTTTCTTGAATTTTTGTAGATAATATATATTTCCTAAGATAAAAAATGCTGGTAATTAATGAAAATATTGATGTAACCAACACTATAATTAGACTCCTCGACTTTCTGGAAATTAATGATCTCCCCTTTTCTGTTAAAGAATAAAAAACAAACTTTTCCCCTGGTTTCTGTTGCTTTTCAACCAGACCAGCATCAACCAATTTTTCCAAATGTTCAACTATTGTTGATTTTCCCTTTTTTAAAAGCCTGCTAATATCTGATGGTGTTCTTTTGGCTTCTGAAAGCAATTTCAATATATCCCTTCTTGTATCAGACACAAGAACTTTTAGTAACTTTTCGTCTTCTTTCATTTAAACATATATTTAGAAAATGAATAAAAAAATTATTTGCAAAGTAATGCAACCCGGCTTGGTCTAAAATCGTCCTTTATCTTGAAAATAGAATTTTCTTCCAACTTTTTGGCAAAATTAACAACATCTTCATGATAGGGCATCGCTTCCTTTGGCAACCTTTTTTGTGACTCACCAACATGAACATAACCTTTTGCCTCCACAAAGTCTGGGTCTGCCTTTTCTATCAATCTTGCATACTCTTTTGGTTTAACCATGTTAAAATTTTTTACCAGTGTTAATCTAATGACTTTTCTGCAATCAAAGGAATTCATCAACTCAAGACTTTCATTAAGTTTTTCCCATAATTTTGGAGTCAGTGGTCTACACAAACTATTGTATATCTTTTTATTTGGCGCTGGGAGGGTGAGATACAACTGAAATGGTTTTTCATTGAGAGATGAGAGTCTTTCAGGTAATGTCCCATTTGTCACCAAAAAAGTGACTATTCCTTTCTTGTGGGCCTCTGAAATTAATTCATCCAAATAAGGATACATTGTCGGTTCACCTGTCAAGGATATGGCCATTGTATTTGGTTTCAAGGCTTCTTTCCATTTGATTTTATCGACCTTCTCAAAACCTTTGAATCCTTGAAGCAAAATCGATCTTTCCTTAATGCATTTTTCCAAAACATCTTTTGGTTCATCTATTTTTAATCCTTCAAAGGACTCTTTCCAATTTAATTCCCTATCTCCGGAATGTAATCTCCAACAAAAAAGGCAATTATGGTTACAGAAGAGGGAAGGC
It contains:
- a CDS encoding ArsR family transcriptional regulator, with translation MKEDEKLLKVLVSDTRRDILKLLSEAKRTPSDISRLLKKGKSTIVEHLEKLVDAGLVEKQQKPGEKFVFYSLTEKGRSLISRKSRSLIIVLVTSIFSLITSIFYLRKYILSTKIQENFILKSQATSSPNYLYISLIFLFLFIALIFLYKKLR
- the twy1 gene encoding 4-demethylwyosine synthase TYW1 — protein: MIDENLKKILLEQGYRFAGNHTIVKTCRWTRKSLSKGEVCYKEKWYPPVKSHRCLQMSPSLFCNHNCLFCWRLHSGDRELNWKESFEGLKIDEPKDVLEKCIKERSILLQGFKGFEKVDKIKWKEALKPNTMAISLTGEPTMYPYLDELISEAHKKGIVTFLVTNGTLPERLSSLNEKPFQLYLTLPAPNKKIYNSLCRPLTPKLWEKLNESLELMNSFDCRKVIRLTLVKNFNMVKPKEYARLIEKADPDFVEAKGYVHVGESQKRLPKEAMPYHEDVVNFAKKLEENSIFKIKDDFRPSRVALLCK